The nucleotide sequence CAGAGATTTTTGTGTATACTTACTATGTTCCTACAACTCTCTTCGTCTTTGATGTGGAATCATTCTGTTCGAAAATTCTGGCCATTCCAAAATCTGATATCTTAGGATTCATGTTTCCGTCAAGTAAAATGTTGCTAGCTTTCATATCTCTGTGTATTATTCTAACTCTAGAATACTTGTGAAGATAGAGAAGTCCTTGCGCAATCCCTTCGATTATGTTCACGCGTTGTTGCCAATCTAAACGCTTCCCTTTAGTTGAATCTGCAGTTTATTGAAATTCATATATAGCATGGTTAGCAAATTACAGGTGCAGGGGAAGACAGAAAAAGGGAGTCTTTGGATTTGAAAGGAGTTGTGGACAAACCGAAAAGGAAGGCGTCCAAGCTTGCATTCCTCAGGTACTCGTAGATCAAAATCTTCTCTTCTCCTTGAATGCAACAACCAAGAATCCGAACAAGATTTCTGTGTTGAAGTTCAGCTATAAGTGTAATCTCGTTCCTGAATTCTTCTAGTCCCTGTCCCGAATTTCTTGCTAGTCTCTTTACTGCTACCTGTTGGCCATCTGGTAACACACCCTGCATTGTTATTAAAAGTCAGGTACCAATTTTCAGATAGCTATTGTTCGATAATTCAACGTAGATTTTACCTTGTAAACTGGTCCAAAACCACCCTCTCCGAGCTTGCTGGCAAATGAGAAATTATTGGTTGCAGCTACTATTCCAGAGAAACTGAACATCTGAAACTCCTGGCCTATACTTTTGCCTAGTTTGAGCCTGTGTACATTGCCGATTCTGGTAATTTGGGATCTCAACTCATTTAATCCTTGCTCTTGGCCTGCACAGTTAATATGAATGCAATAGTATCTAGAGTTACATGCACGCTTAATTCATAACTATGCTTGCAGTAATGAAATCCTTTAGGATTCAAAACAACTTACTGGTGTGTTGCATGAATCTACGTTTGATTTTCCTTATGTAGCACAAGTAACCTAAACGTAGCACTGTCACAGAAAGTGTAATGCTTATGATAAACCATATCCACCATTTTTTCGCTACACTTCCTGCTGATccgattttttttatttcttcagtAGGTGTTCCATCTAGACCAACCACAAAATTAGCATTAATTACTCGAAGAAGTTGTTGAGAGCCGGTGTATGAAACTCAAAACATCAAATTTAGGGCACAAATCATAGAGTAGGAAGGAAGAATGAGAAGATGCATACCTTTGCTACTATTCCTCCCTATAGTAAGGATATAAGTAAAGCCAAAGTAATCATTCTCTTCAAATTTTGCCCCTTCTATCATATACACACATCCAGTCCCATTGTCGGTATACAAACTTTCATATCCGATACAGGTGCAGTTTCTCCAGCAGGCAGTGTGACAATCGCTAATAGCCAAGCTAGTATCGTCATCAGCGTATAGGAATTTGACTGCAGCAAAATAACCTCTTATCGGCACAAACAGCTCAGAACCGTTCCTGCATTCTGTAATCTTCTCCTCTATGCACATTGCATCCGGATAATTCATGTTGAATTTGCATGGACCGGTAACTGTGCTCTCCCAAGTAGTCTTGTTTGGGGCTAAAACGGACTGTGAAATTTGCCCCTGTAAACTCAGTTCCCACCTTGAATATGTAGAAGTATTTTTCAAGGAATAAGAAAAGTACTTCTCCTCTTTGCTTGAAACAAAAGTAAACTCAAACAAATCAACCCTTCTTGTTAATTCAGGGGATCCTAGAAAACTACCATTTTTCCATACACCACTAGTCCAGTACACATCCCCTCGCTGCCAAATGACCAGTTGGTCGGCGGCACCAGGATCCACGCCTAGCTTGAAAGCGCCTGGCTCAGGGACTTGATCACTCAACCATGAAAATAGTGTCCAATTCTGTCCTGTCTTGAAGTTCATGCCTAATTTCATTCCGGGCAACAATGTGTTGGTCGGATGATCAAAACTTTGCCATAAAACGCTTCCGAATGCTCCAATGGAAGCTAATTCTTGCAACACAAGATTTCCTGTGTCTAGTAAAGAGGCAGTCACATTACCTGAAACTGTTCGATTGGAATCTGATACAGATATTTCCCCCCCACTGTACACAATCTTCAACTTTCCATCACTATCCAATGTGAAAACGCCCGATGAATCGCTGATCGGAGTTTTAGGGTTAGCCAACCACACTGCATCTGGATAGCTTGGAAGCCTTGTGTAAAACATGCCCAAGTAACGATCGCTGGTGGCACCGGAAGCACTTAAAGTTCCAGGACTCAAGAACCCTAGCTTGAATAAACCGCCATTTTCCGAAACAAGAAAATTCTTCTCTCGATCGGCTAGCCCTTGCCCTTGCTTGAGCAGTACAGGAAAATCTAGGGTTTGTGCATGAGAGGAAGATAAAAAAGACTGCATACagaaacatgaaaaaaatttcagaattagcaCAACATTGAGTCTCATGTTTTCTGTATGACCCTGTGGAGTTGAATTTCACTCCTCTCATTGTCTTAGTCTCCATTTTATTTGCAGCCATCTGTATAATTCTACCAGCACGGTTGACAGTTCaacctttgattttttttgttgacttttttttcattttcttcaaaattagGCGGTTTTCGCTACGTATTTTTTGGACCATTGACTTGAATTGTGCACAGTCCTTTCCAAAGGTTCGTGGAAATACTGGGAAAAAATCCTAAGACCAACCCCATCGTCTTCACACCGTAGGAGCTACATTCAATTGGTGTTGAagttactttagtctaaagaaggAGGCGAAATTGCATTGTagaaatgaacagtgttttggaccacatttcagtttatttacgaAGCTGCCACTATCTCTTTCTGCCGCTGATCTTGATGCCGCGTGTTGATGATCGTGGAAAGGCAGGGTGCGATCGTCACTTTaccattctctttctctctccctcagtTTCAATCTGCTCACCTAAAATCCCCAGATCGAACATCCTCcatctcaaataaaaaaatcttccCCCTTTAAAACCTATAGAATCAGCACTCATGGAATAATGATGGATTTTTGTTGAGGTAATTTGATTTTTTCCTCTCTGTAATTTGTTTCTGTTAGTTtattgttcttgaattataatttttctattttctgacTTGGAAGAGTCGACCTTCAGGTGATAAAATCATGATGTGACCATCACATCTCACAACGAAGAAATCGCACAGGGCTTCATTGATTTCTGTCAACTCCGACCACGACTAGTGTCGGGTAAGCAATCGACTACcgcctcttcatcttctttttcttcttttgcttctCCATGCGCATTCCAGTTTGACTGTTTGTGTTTTGGATGCATGTTGATTTCCTTAGTATGTTTAGACAGTTCGGATGTGCCTAATAAACAAACCTAATTTGCGTCGCGCGTTTAGTCATCACCTTCCTTCGTCTATAACCTCACGCAGAGACAGAGctcccccaaaaccctaaacacccaaaggtaattttgtttaatttttcaattagttttaattatcTGACGAATCCCTAgcataaattcattctttttctaCTCTAAATgcgtataattttttgttttaattttttgcagtATTAATCACAAAGCTATGGAGCTGAAATTGCAAACGTTATCCATGGCTCGCTTCAAAAATGTAAGCTTGAAATTTTTAGGTTCTGTTTGGTTGTTGAGAAAACTGAATCAaagagggtttttttttttgttaattttctcaGAAACGTAGTTGATTGTTGTGTTtctgaaaatttaaaaacagaagaagaaggtgtTTGTGAAGTCGGTTTCGACGAAATGATGTTTTATATGGTTAAACATATATATTCAAGATTTTGATCTCTGTGTGATTTGGCAATACTATTTTTCACCTaatattcctctctctctctctcatgaagTCGCTGATTGCATTAAAAAAAGGTTCCCAGTTAATCAAGTATAGCCGGGAAGGGAAGCCAGAACTTTGTCCATTCAGAATTTCTACTATGAGTAATTTCCTTTACATTAGGATATTGGATTCATTTCATACTAATAAGTTTTTTATCTTACATCTTCTTCCAGCTGCGCATCTCCACGATCATTACTAGATATCTTAACCGCTTGAATGGCTTCATTTTTCGTATCTTTAACAGGATGAAACCACACTAATctggtgacacaccccgacccagaaagtccacttggacccagaatcgagctgtgctggccgacacctggaaggtgacgaagccataaaatgtgatagtgtataaaaagtgaataaatttgaatctagaagtgtctaagtaccagagtgcgctatgagtgggagcgaacccatttcacacgcgatgtcagagcataagtaaggtacagtagtgtgggtaagaattacaccctcagaaatatccattaatactaagattcaccacagattcttgtcgatacaaactcagcagctaaaacctggagggcaccaaacagaaggtgtgagtaagcaataaaaccaagcttcccaaagttattacctctctaaaagtaatgccctaaatgtaaaacccgtatcgttttccataagacagtacaacatatatacatatatccaaaccatactcagaaatgaccaaaaccacggtttgccatcaaatccaccatacattaataagtaggccaaatggactaaatcaatacaaagtgatatatcagtcagagtcatctaaaatgacatgtacagcttatccatatctcatcaatcatggctagcatataagtcggagtcacctatagtgacctgtacgacttatccatatctcatcaatcctggctagcatataagtcggagtcacctatagtgacctgtacgacttatccatatctcatcaatcctggctagcatataagtcggagtcacctatagtgacctgtgcgacttatccatatctcatcaatcctggctagcatataagtcggagtcacctatagtgacctgtacgacttatccatatctcatcaatcctggctagcatataagtcggagtcacctatagtgacctgtacgacttatccatatctcatcaatcctggctagcatataagtcggagtcacctatagtgacctgtgcgacttatccatatctcatcaatcatgactagcatataagtcggagtcacctatagtgacctgtacgacttatccatatctcatcaatcctggctagccaatagctcaataagtatacctgcacacgagtcggaaccacctcaagtggtctgtacgacaggactgggtgtaaataagtgctacgatcacgtgaagactgggcgaataatcgcgggtcacctacgagtcggaaccacctaaagtggtctgtacgacaggactgtgcacctaccttgaatccaaggtgagcgtaaggtgcgggaggtgaacatcacgtgaaggactgtgcccaggCCACgggcgagagcactaacaccggggtgcaggtttatgagctatgctatatctcaacacaatcgtactcactaccatcactaacatcaacatgtactcacctaaagtttacctgggtgtcctgcgtccacctttgcacttgaaagcattcccaataattatatgcaagtataatacatatggatataccatgatgcaatctaacactcaaccatgttgtagcattttcaattataaactatatagtgtgaaatgtacaatcaataacgttCTACTCCCGCactacttattttcaaggataattatccataataacccaattaacactaattaactaactaattcacaaaactaaaacttgtctttatcaatttccttcgcattactccaTTTCCCAAAcgaggcttttgtctcaaatattttatggctgcatctaacgtctcgttagactgcctacgtaccctaaacagggatcaagccattcgtagttcacatagtacttcaagcattcacaataattatatatgaaagtaatatgcctaatcaatttaaaggtgtcgatagaactctcaataatatgtacgataaaaaggaaaggatgcactcacctggagtccacgctatgattctctagcgcacgcatcgagacgtcctgaatgattggtccctgtgaccaattatcaaatcacatctcagaactcttatccgtagaatatgtaattcacataaaacacaacttcaacgacattctaaaatagtttgagacccattgaccacaagtcaaccgtcgatcaaagatcgacggtagggtttacaaccctgtataacttgacccggaagatccgcatatcagatttccaatccacaactcccaacgatccacaatatgtttctagaataacatattaaagtttcattacgatccaacggtcagatctccgccaattgcctaaaacaagtggccgtgaacatttattttactaacttacaaatccaattcaggaagatccgtaaatcggattcccgatccgtaaattcctatgatctttaaatattacgtattataatgtacccaACTTtgatgacgatccaacggtcggatcgtcgattcacattttcatcaagcaatgtatcgtaacgaatttaggttccaacgatcaacctatgtcattcaaataacaaaaatgaattcaagatattcgacatagcctaaaaatagcattggcggcccactggccacgcgccgccgcacgcgccgccgcgggtggcggtcggccgccccgactcgccggaaaatccaactatttccaaaaattctcaaacttcacagaaatgaagatctcagtgagtggagcaactttcatacctgccacgaagtccaaaagtggacggaagatggtcaatttttcccacgaagccggcgggtgcctaaaacttcccgacgccgattcgtcgtctacggtggtccaactgggtcaaggttggttgggttttgctcctgggatgatgggctacaaagcccaagtggtggcatcggccattgctttgccgatttgccggaaaatcgaaaagggtggccggagcaccattgattttcgtcaactttcgtggcctcaaaccgcctcataccatggttaatcaaggtggttcttgggtggtttttgtagaggggaatgagagcttcaagatggtggtggtggcatcgaaaacctccaccggagttggccggaatcggccttggaaaatggatgGTCGTGCATGTCGGGTCACGGTTTTGGGGGgagttttcccttttttttctttttctttttcttttcctctttctttttgatTGGCTGCCAACTTTACTTCCTCTTTCCTCCCTCcattttctgattgggcttcccccacaaagtggagatttaatttaaataaccattaaaccttgaataaccaatttcgaacgtccgtaactataccgttataatccggactcgcaaacggctttcgcctatacgttcgtaccaatgagtactacgaggatatgctaaaagaataagttccACATCTCTCAAATCGATGGTctacggaagtcaaagtccttgcctctagggcaatttcgtaaattcacgcttttaaaataaaataaaaacgtaaaatttggaacgggttgtcacatctggtttagggatttagggtttttgagttagtttttgtgaaggtcatttttttattttaggcaCACTATAATCGATTACGAGTTTTGGGATCCTAAACACTTTGAAATGGTTTCCAGAAAAGACATCTTTCTGAAGGCGAGTAGTGACACTGTCAATTTCCTCAACCAATCTTCATTGGAATTTTCTCCGTCATCCTATATATTGCAGCATTAACACATTTGataagaaatttttagtttctGGCCACTTAAGATGGCAGGAAAATGGACACAATAGATTATCCATGGTCTTTATCATAGCTGAGAATTGGAAAGTGCTTGAAATTATTAGTTATTAAACTCTTCCTTTTTGTTTGAAATGCGGGTGGTGTTGGACAAATGGGATAAAGGAAATGGTTGTTGCCTGAAAAGTTATCTGAAAATAATGGAAAGAAAATTTTCTGCTTCGTTATTCTTTAATTGTATGAtaatgttttcaatgttttagATTACATTGATCTgtattattttaaagaatataTAAAGATTAGTTTATAGGTGTATGCACTTAATATTGGACATATGGTATTTTTCAGGTTATTTGACATACAATTGCATATAATCTCAATTTTCTCCTGCTGATTTTATCTGAGCTTCAGAATCGTTGAAAAATTTgtctaaataataaattaattgaaatggttATTAGTAATGAATGAGGTGTTTACTGTGTTTTTTTGGTGTGTACAGAGCCAATGGTATGTTGCTAACGAAGGCAAAAACAAGATGCAGTTTGCTACATATAGAAAACAGAGGTTAGTTTGATTCCAACTcctttttttagtttatttgaaTAGAAAATTGGTAAGTTCGAGTCCAATTTGATTATTTCTTGCTTTTCTGCTGCCTGTCTGCTCTCCCCCTTTCTCGCTGCCGTCCATTGCtgtaaaccaaaaaaaaaaaaaaaaaaaaaaaacatttgccAACCCACCAAAGCCACAAGAAAAGACAAGTAGAATTTCATATTCTCTGCCCACTTTTATTCATGATTGTTGTTGGCTTCCATTTTTTAGAAAGGAAAAGTCCCGCTCTTCTTGGACAATACCATCTTTATCAAAACATGGATTCGGAAAGACATCTGATAGAATTTATTTTGAgtctaaattattaaattaggaGAGCTAAGAAAATATTAATAACTCTGATTTTCTCTTTTGGCTACCACCTTGCTCTGCATTTCTCTTTTTCCTCCTGCTCTGCTACTTTTTCAGTGTTACAACCTCTATGCAAAAAACACATTGTATGTGTTTTGCATGTTTTTGTTCATGCTTCTATTCTTTGTTGTCATTGTAGTGACTCTGAATGGAATTCTCAGTTATCTATTCCTCTACAATACATGATACatcttatttttgttcattgacaGATGATGCCACATGCTTGAGATTTTTATGCCATCACTCTGTTGGTTCTTTTGTGATtgttattatttgttttaaaatgtgTATGTTGTGTGTGCACAAATTAGAGCAGAGATCCatgatttaaattcaaaataatcCTCACATCAAACTTAGTTAAGTTCAATGTTGTTTTTTGAAACTTTGTATGTTGTTACCAATAACGTTAAGtttaaatcattttatcatAACATTATGTATTTAAATTTAACTAATAATGTTAAGTAATAAAACGACGTAACAAAACAACATTCATTGAGACACGGCAAAAACAAGAATCTTCATTAACGTTATTAATAAACCAAtcaatatttcataattttttgcaTGTAAGTGTACTAATATCGATCCAAAGCCGCATGACCTACCTGTGTGGTCAAATCTTCTGATATAACAGTCACTCGACGTTTTCAATGTACATAGCATTAATCTTTAgtacattaattcaaataaaattgtgGCTCAAGGGAACAGTTAATGATCCACATGGCATCAAAGTATCTTACTCACTTGTGCTTTTTCAGTTCTTTGAATGGACTTCCTATAATCCAAAATGAGCTATTGAACAACTCTTTTGCTACATTGTGTTTGCAAATCAATATTTAGGCTAATAATTGAAGGCTGattcttttttgttgaaaaatgtaATCTGGATTCTTAAACTGTGGCGGTTAATGTGGTTTTTAGGTGAATTTTTCGGGTGggggagaaggggtggatggggGCTTTAAATTGTTATTCTCAATTGGTATATAAATATGTGCAAAACATGGATATCATGGAagaattcaaatgttttttctGCATTAGGTTGGAGAGCATGATCATTTTCTGTTTACACATcacaaagtttgttttgagtactTCTCACGCCATTGAGGCACAAATGTTCTTCCTGCATTAGTTAATGTTctttatatcaaaatttaataaattcaattttcatttgtaTCCAAATATGTATTAAAGTAATTGTGATTGAAGTTTGTTTATGTCTGCTTTCcaagatttattttttgtttacatgTCGTACTCCGTTTAtgaatggtttttggttaacTGAAAGAATGCTTTTCATTCTTAGTTTTCAGGACTTTCTCTACCATTTACAAGTCAACCCCATAATACCAAAGTACAAGAGGAGCAGAGATTTGAGGTGATTTTTGCTCTAACTTATTTAGATTTTATATCCTGGGTTAATTATCAGCCGGATTTTGTTGCTAGATTTAGAATTGTAATTTGGTACCACTGCTGCCACCTGCCGCTTCAGTTTTCACATCCAAATGCCACAAAATGCTAATTTTAAATTCTAGGTTATGGGTAAGCATTATTATTTGGAGGCACAAATTGTTTTCAGCCGCTAAACCAAGTTCTAAATCTTTTTTTGTGTAGTTTACATTAGGCTATCCAAGCCCTATTTTAAATGTATGATTGGTTTgcgtgaaatgaatgaaaaagagaGTCAGAATACCCTGTGAGATGACCGATTCCGGCaaccattttaaataaaacGTATCAAAAGTGTTGAACAGAGAGCTAAAAGATTATTTGCATGGAAAACAGatttcactttgttttctttactcaaAGGGCTTTTATTTAATCCGGTTCTGTTTCGGTTGCGTAGTTCGTGGTTCGCAGCGACTAAGAATTGTTTCCTAAGAAATCTATTGAGCTAAGTTCTTTTGGTGGGAAATTAGGGTTGCTGATGTTAGCAATGGATTGAGTCCTTCTGTTTGGTATGATTATATCTCTGAATAAGCATTAATAAATAGAACGATTTTGATCAATAATTTTATTCGGTCAAGATTCAAACTTCCATTGTAGAGCAAACTATAACTCAAACTCCCATTGCAGAACAAACTAGAAGTCAAACTCCCATTCCAGATCAAACTATGAGTCACACCCCCATTTCAGAGCAAACTGGGAACGAGGAGAAGCAATAGGGCATGGCTATTTTCGGGCCATCGGTCGTTTTGAGATTCTGGTGTAATTAGGTTTGAACATTCTGCTCCTCTGCTTCTTGATTTATATATATCTCGAATTTCTCTCAATTGCTAATGGATTTATCTTCTTGGGAAATTTCAGAAAGTCGGGTGGTGTGAGGAAGAAGCTGGTTTGTTGCCATTTTTAGGTATATAATTATGTGCCCTGATAGCATATTCAAAGCCTATTTAGTTAtatgggttttttatttatctttctaAAGCTTTTGTGCCTGGATTTTAAATATGTGATTGATAATTACTTAGCACGATAATTGTCAAGCATTTGATCGTTATTCATGAATACAAAATCTTCATTCACAAATCACAAGTATATGATGAGCTATTTAGAAATTCGGCATTtttgtcatccaattcaatagcATTGGGGATACTATGCTAGAATTCTATTACAACTCCAGTTAAGAGATGTGAAGCATGAAGAATATCTCTTTAGGAAGTGTTAGCTAATCCGGTTAATTGGTCAACGAAATTAGCCATTTCTGTCATCTAGATTGGATAAGCTAGGAAGAATGTTAGAATGATTAGTCATATTCATTAGCCCTACGTTTTTTTTATTGCATAATGATGGAATTGACACGTCATTTAGTCATAGTAATTGTTGTAATAAGTACGTATCAACTGCTGCATTCACTCTCTATCCTTCTCTTCATTTAGGTAACATGTATCTTATTCGTGCAGTTCAAGGTGATGCATTcaagtcccgcagcaacgcTCGGGCACATTTTCTAGTTATTTCGATTTCTGACTTCCAATtgaatatgaatttttattttattttttttgtcaaagacgATTGAATATGAATTTAATTCCTCATTTATGTCCTGTCTTAAAAATTCAGAACAAGGATCCTCTCCATATCCTTTTTTTGAGGATCCGGGATCAATCAATcatcctcacaaaaagaatctggagaggatccGGGATCAATCAAttgtatccgttcatcgtacatcgtgcagttagtaatcattttaaatttaaaattgaatataaatagtatctaatgaaaactgattgcacgatatacgatgaatggacaAGATTGATTGATTCCttggatccccacaaagaggatccttgtTCAAAAATTCATTCCTGGTAATTATTTGTTGGTTGGATGATCAAAACATTCCCATGAAAACTTCCAAATGCTCCATTCGAAGCGATTTCTTATACAATTACATATACAATTACGTCTCAAATAAGATTAAGAGTGGGCACAAGCTGTTGAGTGCATGCTTGGTTGCGGTAATAAGGATTTGTATAGGTTCTGTTCTGCCTCTTAGATACCCACATCACAAATCTGGTTGTACAAGCTCACCAACACATGTGAATCTCATCTTTATTAGAGATATGATATAAATGTGATACGTAAATTATGGTAAGAGTATCATCTCAACGGACTATACTCAGATTTGCATGGGTTATAAAAACGTCTATTAGAAACCTAGTCGACTACACTAGGAAAACCTAGTCTTTCAAAATCCCCTCAAATCTTAGTTCGACTAAACCCTACTTAATTTACGAATTTTTTCTTTAGTGGCCAAATCTAAACGAAATTACCAATTCTTAAGTTTAGTCTAAAAATTATCAAATGGTGTCGATTAGTTCAAGAAAACTGCTAATTTTGTTTGAATTCTCAATTATCTAATGATTTTGATCACAAGATCAATACAAAAAtacttgttttcttgtttgatcAAAGAGACAAAGAGTTtggttttgcatttttttaatgaactCCACCTAGTCTTCATGGTGGTTTAAGCACtacccaattttttttcatgtcaAATTTGTTTTCAGACGGGTAGGTTTGAATGTTTGCTGAAAAATCGACAGatactaataaaataaaatcctaacAAATTAAACACCCCAAATCAAAACCCTCACTTCTCTTCGAAATCCAGTTCAGAAACTTCATCTCCATCTCGTCCTTCCTCGATCTCCAGAATCCATGGTATGCAtgaacaaatttaatt is from Pyrus communis chromosome 10, drPyrComm1.1, whole genome shotgun sequence and encodes:
- the LOC137748126 gene encoding G-type lectin S-receptor-like serine/threonine-protein kinase CES101, encoding MRLNVVLILKFFSCFCMQSFLSSSHAQTLDFPVLLKQGQGLADREKNFLVSENGGLFKLGFLSPGTLSASGATSDRYLGMFYTRLPSYPDAVWLANPKTPISDSSGVFTLDSDGKLKIVYSGGEISVSDSNRTVSGNVTASLLDTGNLVLQELASIGAFGSVLWQSFDHPTNTLLPGMKLGMNFKTGQNWTLFSWLSDQVPEPGAFKLGVDPGAADQLVIWQRGDVYWTSGVWKNGSFLGSPELTRRVDLFEFTFVSSKEEKYFSYSLKNTSTYSRWELSLQGQISQSVLAPNKTTWESTVTGPCKFNMNYPDAMCIEEKITECRNGSELFVPIRGYFAAVKFLYADDDTSLAISDCHTACWRNCTCIGYESLYTDNGTGCVYMIEGAKFEENDYFGFTYILTIGRNSSKDGTPTEEIKKIGSAGSVAKKWWIWFIISITLSVTVLRLGYLCYIRKIKRRFMQHTSQEQGLNELRSQITRIGNVHRLKLGKSIGQEFQMFSFSGIVAATNNFSFASKLGEGGFGPVYKGVLPDGQQVAVKRLARNSGQGLEEFRNEITLIAELQHRNLVRILGCCIQGEEKILIYEYLRNASLDAFLFDSTKGKRLDWQQRVNIIEGIAQGLLYLHKYSRVRIIHRDMKASNILLDGNMNPKISDFGMARIFEQNDSTSKTKRVVGTYGYMSPEYAMKGIFSDKSDVYSFGVLLLEIVSGKKNTVFVSSTALSLVELAWDLWKQGDTQELKDASLDSCPEDEVLKFIHLSLLCVQEYAADRPTMAEVVSMLTSDSMFFPDPKQPAYHISRSEVASSRPDGRQPDMGSADYVPITVMEAR